The DNA sequence TGCGAATCGTCGAAGTGTTGACCCCGCGCGTGACCGCCACGGGCGAGTTACACAAATCCGACGCTTCGCGCGCGAAAGAACTCGCAGCCGAGAGCGGCCTCTCTCCGGACGCGCTCGCGCTCGCGCTTATGATGGGACGTCAATCCGGTTGTCTCGACGCAAGAGACGGCCGGCTGGTGGTGACGCAACGGGCGGACCGGTGGTCGGAGTCGAATACCGCCGACCGGGTGCGCGATATGTTCGATGCGTACCTCTCGTCGGAAGACCTATTCGACATTCATTTGTTCTTCCCGCAGATTGAAGGCGCGCTCGATGAACACCTGCCGGCGGGGTCGCTGCGCCGCACCTACCACAAGGTGCTTGTCTCGCAGTTGCTCGCGTGCTTGCAGCCGGACGCGTGGTATACCTCCGATGCATTCGCGGACCTCGTCCGCCGCGCCGACCCAAATGTGTTGTTCAACGAAGAGCGCTGGCGCGCCATTGCCTCCCACACGCACGACCCGTCGCCCGCGTGGCGCGACCGATCATGGCAGGCGCACGACAAGCGCCTCATCGCCTGGATTATCCAGAGCGTGCTGGGCCGGCTGGGTATGGTCCAGCTCGCGAACGAGGGCCGCGTATTTCGCCTGACGCCATTGGGCCGTTTTGCGCTCGGCATCGGCGAGGCCCCCGCCGAACCCGAAACAACCGACAACGAAGCCCTCGTTGTGCAACCGGACTTCGAAGTCATTCTGTATTGCGACAAAAGCACGCCCGTCGTGCGGCGCCGGGTCGACACCTTCTGCGAACGCGTGCGCGGCGGCATTGTCAGCACGTACCGCTTGACCAAAGACAGCATCTATCGCGGCCTGAAGACCGGCGTCACGTTCGAGCAGTTCACGCAGACGCTCGAACGCCATACGCGCCGCGCGTTGCCCGCGAACGTCGTCGACCAAATCGCGACGTGGGAGCGCAAAGCGTCTTCCGTTTCGATCTTCACCGGGTGCAAACTGATCGAGTGCCTGAGGGCCGAAGACGCCGCGAAGTTGGTCGAGCAATATCCCGAAGCGCGCCGTATCGGCGAAAGATTCGTGTTAACGGTTGCCACCCCGGACGAAATCGCAGCGCGTGTCGACTATTCGACGCCCGATCAACGCTGCCTGCTTCAGGATGACGGGCTCGCGCTGCGCGCGCCGTGGGCCACAAGATCGCTGTTTGTGCGGCATCGGCTTGAAGAAATCGGCGAGGTGACGGAAACGCCCGAAGGCGATCTTGTGTTGGTGTTGAAAAAGGAATGCCTCACGAAGGACGTCGATTGGGGGCTGCATGTCGCGGCGCTCGATTCGATGGTGGTCGAGCCGCTGGCGCCCCGGTATCGTACGGCGCTGCGCACGTGGAGCGGCGACGCGAACCCGCCGAGCATTCATAACGCGACGCTCGTGCGATTTGACGACGCGGACATGTGCTCGAGCGCGATGCAGTTGCCGGACCTCGCCCAGCACGTCGAGGGCCGGCTCGGCTTGTACACCGTCGCGTTGAAGCCGGGGGCCTTGACATCATTCAAGAAGGCGTTGAAGGCGCTTGGCCTTTCGATCGATCGCAGCGAAGGCACGCTCGATGACGGCGCGCCCGAGGACTGGGCCGTGCAGTGGGTCGAGTCCCAACGCCCGCCACAGCCGACCACGGAAGACGCGGTGAAAACCGTCGCCGCGGAAAAGTTGGTCTCACCCGACGACGACATCCAACTGCCGGCCTATTCGCCTCAGATCATGCGCGAGATCATCCAGGACGCGATTCAGCGCCGGCGTACGTTGTTGCTGCGCTACAAGTCCACGTGGAGCAACAAGCCGTCGGTGCGCCGCGTGAACCCGGTGACGCTCGATACAGTCGGGCCTGTGCCGTCCTTGAGCGGCTACTGTCACCGCCTCGGCGGCGCGCGCGTGTTCAAGTTCGCGCAAATCTCCGGTATCCGAGTGCTCGAAGACGAACGGTTCTGAGTTGGAAGCGGGCGGTCTTGGTGCCGAGCGCGGATGGCACTGCCTCATCGGACCGCGGTTCTACCCCTGCGGATTGCCCATCAGCTCCACGAAAGTCTTGAAGAGATCCGTATCGAGATCCAGCGCCATTTCGTCGTTCATGAGCTTGAGCGCCCGGTAGCTTGACATAGGCTCCTTGTACGAACGCCGCGTCGTCAGCGCGTCGAATATGTCCGCAATAGTCGAGACGCGTACCAGCGGATCAATCTGCTTGGCCGTCAAGTTGTCCGGGTAGCCCCCGCCGCGCAACTTCTCGTGATGGTGCCGCGTAATCTCGAGGGCGAGATCGCTGAACATCGCGTGGTCCCTGAGGATATCGAATCCGGTCACCGGGTGTTTTTGCATCTGCTTCCACTGTTCGTCGGTCAGCTTTCCTTTGGCCCGCAGAATCTTCGGATCGATCGTGCACTTTCCGATGTCGTGAAGCAGCGTGCCTTCGCCGAATTCGAGCAAGGTCTTCTCGTCGGCGATACCGGCGCGGCTGGCAAGGCTAAAGCTGTACACGAAAACGTTTACGCTGTGCGTGTACGTGTAATAGTCGTACGAAACGAGCCCGACGAGATGCTCGAATGCCGATTTCTCGCGTTTGAGAAACGCCGCGGTCGAGGCGACGAGGTCCTTGCTGCTCTTCATCATGTCCGTCGATTCGGGATTCGCGAGGATGTTCTCGACCATCGTGTGCGCCGTCGTATAGAGCAATTGGGTGCGCTCGACGACAGGCACCGTTTCGTCCGTGAGCACCGTCTCGAGGTGTTTTTCCAGATACAGCGCGTACTCTTTGCCTTGCGACGTGGGAATGAGAATGCACTCGTGTTTGTTGTCCCCAAGCCGGTGCAATACTTCGGTCGAAATGGGCAGCGACTTGCTGCGAAACAGGACCGGGAATTCGACCCCCTTGAGCTGCACGTAGATATCGAAATCGGCGATGGTGTCGGCCACGAGCGTGGCAAGTGGAATCGGCCGGAAGAGTGACGGAAGAGATTGATCTTCGGTTGCGACGACGATGTTCGTAGCCAAACGAGACGTCCCCTGTTCTGCCACGCTCCAGGGTGATTCTACCGCAAATTGTCTCGGTACGCCACGGGTTTCTTAGTCAAATGCCAACGAAAGAATTCCCGCGGCGATAGTGTCCGCCGCTCCGGGTTTAGCCAACGTACCCGCCGCGTGCGACATGGCGTCCAATTGACCGGAACCCGTCAACAGTCCGCGGATCGCAGCCAACAACGATTCAGGCGTCAGGTCCGCGTCGTGCATGAGTACCGCAGCGCCGGCCTCGACGAACGCCCGCGCATTGTGCTCTTGATGGTTGTCGGTCGCGTGCGGGTACGGGATCAGAATGGACGGTTTGTGCATCAGCGCAAGTTCGGCCGTCGTGGACGCGCCGGACCGCGCAATGACCATATCGGCCGCAGCAAACGCCGCCGCCATGTCATCGATAAACGGAAATACCTGCACGGGGACCGGAGCGTCTTGGGCGGCTTCGCGCGCGCGGGCGGCGTCCACCGGCCCGGTCATCCACATAAGCTGGACTTCGTTCGGCGAGAACAGCGGGAGCAGTCTTGCGACCGCATCGTTAATCGAGCGCGCACCTTGACTGCCGCCGGTAACGAGAATGGACGGAAGAGCCGGGTCGATGCCGAACCGCGCGCACGCCTCGCCGCGCGCGGGTGGATTCGTGAACGCGGCCCGCACCGGATTGCCCACGACGCTCGCTCGCTCTTGCGGATAGTCGCCGACGGTTTCAGGAAAACTCAGGAAGATGCGAGCGGCGCGCTGCGCGGCGAGCCGGTTCGTTTTGCCCATCAGCCGGTTCTGTTCGTGGAGGACCGCCGGAATACCCATGCGCGGCGCGACGTACATCGCCGGAAGCGACACGTATCCGCCGACCCCGAATACGACGTCCGGCTGAAAGTTCCGCAGGTACACCCACACGCGCGCCATGGACCACAACATCTTCAATGCAACCCATCCCCGCCGGACGAACCTCGCGCGCGGCCATCCTTCAACGGGCAGCGAACGAAACGGAATGTCGAGTTTCGTACAGATGCGATGCTCGATAGCGCCCTCGCGCCCTATCCACAGCACGTTGAGGCGCGGGTCCCGGCGCAGGAGTTCTTCGTACACCGCGACCGCGGGCGACGTATGCCCGCCGGTGCCACCGCCTGTGATGACAAGCCGCATGCGTTACGCGCGGCGCGGCGTGGCCGCAATCGGCACGGGAATGTCCCGCTCGACGGCGCGCGAGCCGACGCTGAGCAGTATGCCGACGAGCACCATGTTGATGATGAGCGAACTGCCGCCGGCGCTGACGAACGGGAGACCCAATCCTTTCGTGGGGAGCAGACCCGTGGTTACGCCCATGTTCGCGGCGGCCTGGACGGTGATTAGCGTGGCGACGCCGCTGGCCAGCAGCGTTCCGAACAGATCGCGCGCGCACACCGCGATGCGCAGCGCCGTGACCAGGAACAATCCGAACAGTATGACGAGCGCAAGCGTCCCCGCAAGTCCCATCTCTTCACCCCACACGGAGAAAATGAAATCCGAATGCGCATCCGGCAGCCAATAAAGTTTCTGTTCGCCCGCGCCGAGGCCGCGGCCCCACATGCCTCCGCGAACGAAACCGGTCATCGATTCAATCAACTGGAGTGCCCCGTCCGATCGGTACTTCCATGGGTCGAGAAACGACGCAATGCGTTCCATACGTTCCGGGCTGGTCTTAATCGCGGCGACAACGCCCACGATCGCGGGCACGCCGACCAGGGCGATATGCCAGAGCTTCCCGCCCGCCATGAAGATCATGGCCATTGCAACCGTACCCATGACCACGGGCGTGCCGAGGTCTTGTTCAAGCAAGACCAGCCCCGCGAATACGCCGGTGATAATGATGGCGGGAATGAACCCGCGGAAGAAGCGGCGCACGTGATCCTGGTTTTCGGCGAGTTTCACTGCAAGCGCAATGACGAGCACGAGCTTTGCCACTTCGCTCGGCTGAAAACTGAAGCCGGCAATGTTTAGCCAGCGCCGCGCGCCGCGCACTTCGTCGCCGATGATAAGAACCAAAACGAGTGCGGCAAGTGCGGATCCGGCGAGCAGCCAGAACACGGGTCGCGCCTGCCAAATGCGGTAGTCCACCCGCGCGGCGATCAACATCAGCACAAGTCCAATGCCGGCGTAGATGGCATGGGCCTTCAAATAGTTCAACGGATCGGACAACTGTCCACCGGGTTGCGGGCGGCCAATACCGGCGCTGTACGACATGACGAGGCCGATGCAGACGAGGGCCATTGCGATGTTGAGCACAAACAGGGTTTCGCGTCTCATTGCGCTACTCCTTTTGCGTATGCGCGCACGCATTCCTTGAATATTCGTCCACGGTGTTCGAAGTTGTCGAACATATCGAAACTCGCGCACGCGGGGGAGAGGAGGACCGCTTCGCCCGGTTTGGCCGAACCGGCGGCGAGTTGCACAGCCTCGTCCATCGTTTGTGCGCGGGCGTGGGGGACGATATCGCCAAACGCCGCTTCGAGTAGCGGCGCGTCCTCGCCGATGGCGATCATTTTGGTTACATGCCGTTGCACAAGATCGCGCAACACGCGATAGTCCGATCCCTTGCCGCGCCCGCCGGCAATGAGTGTGATCGGCTTCGAGAAGCTTTCCAGGGCCACGCGTAGGCTGTCAATGTTGGTCGACTTAGAATCGTTTATGTAATCAACCCCATCAATCGACAGCACATGCTCGATTCGGTGTTCGACGCCCCGAAAGGCGCGCAATCCCGTGATCGTGTCGTCCCAATCGAAGCCGCCCGCGTACATCATCGTCAGCGCCGCGAGCACGTTTTGCATGTTGTGGCGCCCCGGCAGCAGCGTGTCGGACGCGTCCGCGACATGAAGATCGCCTAGGTAGATCGCGTCACCGCTTAACCAAAGGCCGCGGTTCACCTTTTCAAGGAGACTATAGCTCCAGACCGTCGCGTCAGGCCGGGTAGGCATCGCGCGGACATGCGTATCATCGAGATTGATCGCCGCGGTGTCGCCTTGGATTTGGTTCTCGAAAATGCGCGCTTTTGCCGCTGCGTAGCCCTCGATGGTCCCGTGCCGGGCCAGATGGTCGGGCGTTACGTTGAGGACGGTCGCGATCCACGGCCGGAAGGTGCGGATCAATTCGAGTTGGTAACTGCTGATTTCCAGCACGATGAACGGCGGAGCTGGATCGGCCATGACGGCAGTCGAGAACGGTACGTTGTTGTTGCCCGCGAGAATGACTTCGTGGCCGCACGCGGCCACGAGGCAGCGCAGCAGTTCGGTTGTCGTTGTCTTTCCGTTTGTACCGGTCACCGCGAGTGTGCGCGACCTGCAAAACGTTGACGCGTACTCCAATTCGCTTACCACATCCGCGCCCGCCTCGCGCGCGCGCCGGATCGGTTCGATCGAAGGGGAAACGCCGGGGCTCGGGACAATGAGCGTGGCCTGTCGAAATGCGGAATCGGTGTGGCCGCCGGTTTCATACGGAACGCCAAGGGTATCGAGTTCCTTTGTGTGCGCCTCAATTGCAAGGCCGGAGCTCGCGTCGGTCACAAACGGCTCGGCGCCTTCCCGTAACAACAGCTTCACGAGCGACACGGCCGTGCGGCCCATGCCAACGATTGTAACCTTCTTTCCTTTGACATCCATACGCTATCTAAACTTCAGCGTGGCCAAACTCATGAGCGCGAAAATCAGTGCGACGATCAAAAAGCGGGTAACCACTTTCGTTTCGTTCCAGCCGAGCAACTCGAAGTGGTGATGCAGCGGTGCCATGCGGAACACGCGCTTGCCGCGCGTTTTGAACGATGCAACTTGGATCATCACGCTTGACGCTTCAATTACGAATAGCCCGCCCACGATGACAAGAAGCAACTCCTGTTTGGTGAGAATCGCCATCGCGCCAAGTGCGCCGCCGAGCGCGAGCGACCCCGTGTCGCCCATGAACACTTCCGCAGGGTGGCAGTTAAACCAGAGAAATCCAAGCCCCGCGCCAAGCATCGCACCGCCGAAGACAGTGAGTTCGCTGGCTTCGGGGACGTAGATGAGCAGCAGGTATTCAGACCAGTTGGCGCGGCTGATGACATATGCGATGCCGGTGTACGTGAGCAGCGAGATGATCGAGGCGCCGATCGCGAGGCCGTCGAGACCATCGGTCAAGTTGACCGCGTTGGATGCGCCGACGATGATCGTCAATACGAACAGAACGTACAAGATGCCAAACGGAATTAACACCATCTTGAGGAACGGAACTTCAACCTTCGTGTGTATGTCTGGGACGCTGGTTTCGACGATGTCGGGAAACGCGGTCTCAATCAGCAGCCGGTTGAAACGCCGTAGCTCGCGATCGGACAGGGCAGCGACGCCGGCCGCGGCGAAGTCGAGGGCTTCGTCTGACAAATTAGCGTTACTCCAGAGGTCCGCGTCGTAAAGTCTCCGATCGTCGATGAGATCTCGAAAACCAGCGAGTACGTCACGTCGCGTGTCGCCGGACCATGGACCTCCGCGGGGGGCGGCGTCGACGATTGCCCGTTTGGATTCCGGCAGCATGGCGACGCAACGCTTCGCCGCCGTGTCGGGAGACGTCACGTTCTGTTGAAGCGCTGGGATAAATTTGTCCCAATCCACGTCGTCTAGCGCGACGTAGGTCGCACTGTAGGCAATGGGGTTATATGTGAGGTACACACCCAGGAATATGCCGACAACGATTTGGCCGAGAAACTTTGCTTTTGCGCTGAGGCCTTGGTTGTGTTTCCGGCGAAGTTTCACGAAATCGTCGAGGAACCCGACGGCGCCCAACAGAATGACCGTCGCGAGCGCCAGAAGCAGCAAACGGTTCTCGAAGCGGCCCCACAAGACAAGGGCGATGAGCGCTGCAAGCACAATTAATGCACCGCCCATTGTTGGTGTACCCGCCTTGTTCTTGTGCAGTGCGTGGAGATCGGCGACATGCTCTTTCTTGATGTACTGTCCAATCTTGAGCGAACGAAGAAGGCGAATGACGGTTGGGCCGATGATGAGGGATACGAGAAACGCGGTCACGGCGGCGCCGCCGGTACGTACGGGGTAATACGTAAGTACATTGAACGCCGAAATCTTCGGCTCGATAAACAGTCCAAGGTAATAAAGCATCGCGCTATCCCGACAGAAACTTGAGCTGCTCGATGACGCGTTCCATGCGCATGCCGCGCGATCCTTTGACGAGCAAGACATCGTCCGGCCGCGCAACATCCAATATCGCGCGGGCTACGGCGGCGTGGTCGGGTAGGACTTCGGCGTGCGGGACCCCTGCGTCTCGAGCCGCGCTGATCATAGCAGATGCGCGTTCGCCGAGGGCAAACACGTGCGCGAGACCTAGCGTTCCGGTGAGCGTGCCGATCTGGGCGTGGAGCTGATCGGACGTTGGGCCAAGTTCCAGCATGTCGCCCAGCGCGGCAATGCGCGCACCACCCCTCGGACGTTCCGCAAGGCCCCGCAATGCGGCCGCCATACTCGCCGGACTCGCGTTGTACGTATCGTCGATGACGTCCAGCGCGCCGATGCGCAACTTCTTGAAGCGCGCCGGATCGGCGCATACCGCGCGAAGCGGCCCCTCGAATTCGGTAATGCCATGTTGCAGCCCGACGGCGATCGCGAGTAAGACGTTGCTCGCGTGCTCGCGCGACGGAAGGGGGAGACGAAGCTTTCCGACCGGTTCAATATCGAGGACGGCTTCACCGTCGTCTTCCATGTGATACGACTTCAGCACCACGTCGCCGCGATGTCCGTACAGAATCTTCCTGCACGCGACACGCTCGGCCACGCGCGCACACCATTCGTTTCCGGTGTTGACATAGAAGATTCCCTCGGGCGGGAGCGCCTCTGCAATCTCGCCTTTCGTATCGGCAATGTTTTCGATGCTGCCAAACCCTTCGAGATGCGCCGGGGCGATGAGCGTGATTGCCGATTCGCCCGGCTTCGTAAACGCGCACAACTCCGCGATATTGCCGCGCTTCGCCGCACCCATTTCGATGATGGCGGCTTGCGTGTTGCCATCGATCTGCAATAGGGAGAGGGGGCAGCCAATCTCGTTGTTAAGATTGCCCTGCGTCTTGACGATACGCAACCTCGTTGCAAGCACCGCTGCGATCATGTCCTTGGACGTCGTCTTCCCGCACGAGCCCGTGATCGCAAACACAATCGGCGAGTAGCGCGCACGATGGAACCCCGCAAACGATTGCAGCGCCGCCTGCGTATCGGGAACGACGAGGCAGACACCGGCAGCGTTCGGTTGCGTGGCAACGACTGCGCACGCGCCCTTCGAGAACGCATCGCGCACAAAGGCGTTCGCATCGAACTTCTCGCCCTTTAACGCGAAGAACACGTCACCCGGTTGGATCGTGCGGGTATCCGTCGACACACGTGAAAACGGCGTCGCGTTGCCGGCCGCATGGGATCCGACAGCGTGGGCCAGTTCTTCCACAGTGTAGGTCCAGCCCATTCGCTTACCGCTCCGCCAGGATTGCGCGCGCAACTTCGCGGTCGTCGAAGTGAATACGTTTGTTACCAAGAATCTGATAGTCCTCGTGACCTTTCCCCGCGATCATGATGAGATCACCCGGCTTCGCGATTGCGGTGGCGCGGCGAATCGCTTCCGACCGATCCAGGATCATTTCGTAGTCGTCGTATTTCCGCTTGTTTGCGTGCTGCAACCCCACCTCTATATCGAGCAGGATGCGTTCGGGGTCTTCGCTGCGCGGATTGTCGGACGTAACGATTGCGAAGTCCGCCAGTTCCGCGGCTACCGCGCCCATCTTGGGGCGTTTGGTTTTGTCGCGATCGCCGCCGCATCCGAATACGACAATGACACGGCCTTCGCAAATGCCGCGCGCGGCGGTCAACACGTTTCGAAGGCCGTCGTCGGTATGCGCGTAATCTACAATGACCTGAAAGTCCTGACCGGCGTCGACGTGCTCGAACCGCCCGGGAACATTCCGCAGCGTGCCAAGCGCGTCGGCGATTGCCTGCACGGGGACGCCGAGCCCGCCGCAAATCGCGGCGGCACACAACGCGTTGGATACGTTGTGTTTTCCGAGCATGCGCATTTTCACCGGCGCGGCGCCCCACGGCGTCGCAAGTGTGAATCTTGTCTCGCGCGCGGTAACGCTGGTCTTCTCAGCGCGGCAGTCGGCTCGGTCGCCGAAGGTGTGGCATCGCACGCGAGAGGCGGCGACGAAGGCGGGCGCGCAGGGATCGTCGTTGTTCACGGCGGTGAATGCGTCGCTGCCCTCGATGCGCTCAAACAGCATCAACTTCGCACGGCGATAGCTGTCCATATCCTTGTGATAATCGAGATGGTCCTGCGTCAGATTGGTGAACGCGCCGACGCGGTACCGGATGCCGGCGATGCGTTCCTGATCCAGGGCGTGCGAGCTGACTTCCATGACAATGTGCGACTCGCCCGCGTCGTACGCTTTCGCGAACATCTCGGCAAGTTCCTCGCCAAACGGCGTCGTGTGCTTTGCTGCGTGCATTGTGCCGGCGATGTCGTAGCCGATCGTTCCGAAGAATGCGCAGCGGCTGCCGCCCGTGCGCAGGATATGCTGGACCATCCGCGCGGAAGTGGTTTTTCCGTTGGTGCCGGTGATGCCTATGACGGTCATTTGCTTGGAAGGGTTGCCGTGCAGCGTGTGCGCAAGAATCCCGAGCGCCTTGCGCGCGTTCGGCACGCTCAAATAGGGCAGCCCCGCACTCTCCGAGAAGCCTGTCCGTTCGCCGATAACGGCGACGGCTCCCGCGCCCGCCGCCCATGATATGAAGTCGTGACCGTCTACGTGCGTTCCGGCCGCCGCGACGAATACAGCGCCGGGTTCGCAGCGGCGCGAGTCCTCGGTCACGCGCGTGATTGGCAATGGATCGAGCGGCCGGGCTGCGCAGCCGATGAGCGAAGGCACCTCGTTCAGCATCATCGCGCGGCAGTTTTCGTGTCGAGCGCGGAGAGCTTTGAGGCCGGGCCCGATTTCGCCGGTTCGGCGGGCGTAGCATTGCGCGTATTCGAGAACACTAGCCGGCACAACGGGACTTCTTGTATGGCGGTACCGGCGGCGGGGTCCTGTGACACGACCCAGCCGCTGCCCTGCGCGTCCCATTCGACGCCAAGCACCGCCAACTTGTCTTTCACCTGACGTTTCGTCAATCCAATCAAGCTCGGAAGTTGTCCAGGCCCGATGGGTTGATCCGTGTTGGCGCTGGCGAGTTCCGCTCCCTCCCCGATGTCTTGCAGGGGGTTGATGTCCAGCATTCCTGGAATCGCGGGCGCGGCCTGTGCCACGAGCACGTCGGCGTCGTTTTCCTCTTTGGTTTCGGTATACGTTCCCGGCGGCATCGGGTCTTCGGGGCATTCGAGCCGAATCAGCGATTCGCGGACGACCTCCTTAAACACGGGGCCGCACACGAATCCACCGTAGTAGATATCGCTCTTCGGGTTGCACACGACGATCACGGCGACGAGGCGCGGATCGGCGACGGGTCCGAACCCCGCAAACACGGCCGTGTGCCGGTCGGGGTAATATCCGCCGCCTTCGCTCTTGGGTCGGGCCACCTGCGCCGTACCAGTCTTGCCGCCGACGCGATACTCGGGAATCGCCGCGCGTTTGCCCGTGCCGTGCTCGACGACGCCGTAGCAAAGGTCGCGCATCGTCATCGCCGTCTGCGCCGACATGATTCGATCCGGTCCGCCCGGCTCGAATTGGTACGCGATCTGGCCGTCGTGGTCAACGACGTGATCGACGAGATGCGGCTCGACGAGATAACCACCGTTTGCAATCGCCGCGAACGCGCGGGCGAGTTGTGGCATCGTCACGGCGATTTCCTGTCCCATTGGCAGCGAAATCTCGGAGTACTTCGTCCATCGGCCGTCGGGATGATAGAACCCTGCGCTCTCGTGGCGGAAGTCACGGCCGGTCTTCACGCCGAATCCGAACTTGCGAATCCACGCGTCCAGCATTTCGGCCTTATGCGCTTCCACAATCCGGTGGGCGACCTTAATCGTGCCGATGTTGCTCGATTGCGCGAACATCTCCGCCAGCGTCACCGTACCCATCTTGTGCACGTCTCGTATGCGGCGCAGGCCGAAAGCGTTCCATGCTCCGCCTTCGCAATCGATCATGTCGGCGGGAGTTACCAGCCCGTGTTCGATGGCCGCGGTCAAGGGCACAATCTTGAATGCGGACCCGGGTTCAAAGACGAACGAAATCGCCGCATTTACGCGGGACTGCGCCGGATAATCGCCCGGCGCGTTGGGGTCGAAGGCAGGACGGGTCGCCATCGCGAGGATCGCACCGGTCGTGGGGTCCATTACGATGCCCATCGCGCTGGTCGCGAGTTTGTCTTCGATGACGAAGTCGAGTTGCTGTTCGAGAATATGCTGGATTGGTTTGTCGATGGTGAGGAATATGTCCGCGCCGCCTTCGGGCGCAACGTACTCGAGCGTCAACGGCATCAACATCGACCGCTTGCCGTCGACGCGCGATGTCTGCTTGCCGGGTATCGCTTTCAGGTACGTGTCATATTTCGCTTCAATGCCTTCAAGACCGTTCTGATCGCGATCCACAAAGCCGAGCACGTGCGCCGCCAATTGGCCCTCGGGATAGTGCCGCGCCGGTTCGTACT is a window from the Candidatus Hydrogenedentota bacterium genome containing:
- a CDS encoding helicase-associated domain-containing protein; its protein translation is MTPMFSVKECLRGYSIDSLGQMCDRWNLAVSNPANRLRAIEKVLTDPLHIEKVAGELSAPERRVLALIAERPQVSAGDVLGVPALAGAEPMASVLQSLATWGFVLALPREQHGAFGFSYFARADQNTNGIAFAALDLVRRALPPAPPLDFALPPQADAPEAKTPDAPANRPALDAATDAILEVLRIVEVLTPRVTATGELHKSDASRAKELAAESGLSPDALALALMMGRQSGCLDARDGRLVVTQRADRWSESNTADRVRDMFDAYLSSEDLFDIHLFFPQIEGALDEHLPAGSLRRTYHKVLVSQLLACLQPDAWYTSDAFADLVRRADPNVLFNEERWRAIASHTHDPSPAWRDRSWQAHDKRLIAWIIQSVLGRLGMVQLANEGRVFRLTPLGRFALGIGEAPAEPETTDNEALVVQPDFEVILYCDKSTPVVRRRVDTFCERVRGGIVSTYRLTKDSIYRGLKTGVTFEQFTQTLERHTRRALPANVVDQIATWERKASSVSIFTGCKLIECLRAEDAAKLVEQYPEARRIGERFVLTVATPDEIAARVDYSTPDQRCLLQDDGLALRAPWATRSLFVRHRLEEIGEVTETPEGDLVLVLKKECLTKDVDWGLHVAALDSMVVEPLAPRYRTALRTWSGDANPPSIHNATLVRFDDADMCSSAMQLPDLAQHVEGRLGLYTVALKPGALTSFKKALKALGLSIDRSEGTLDDGAPEDWAVQWVESQRPPQPTTEDAVKTVAAEKLVSPDDDIQLPAYSPQIMREIIQDAIQRRRTLLLRYKSTWSNKPSVRRVNPVTLDTVGPVPSLSGYCHRLGGARVFKFAQISGIRVLEDERF
- a CDS encoding HD domain-containing protein; translation: MATNIVVATEDQSLPSLFRPIPLATLVADTIADFDIYVQLKGVEFPVLFRSKSLPISTEVLHRLGDNKHECILIPTSQGKEYALYLEKHLETVLTDETVPVVERTQLLYTTAHTMVENILANPESTDMMKSSKDLVASTAAFLKREKSAFEHLVGLVSYDYYTYTHSVNVFVYSFSLASRAGIADEKTLLEFGEGTLLHDIGKCTIDPKILRAKGKLTDEQWKQMQKHPVTGFDILRDHAMFSDLALEITRHHHEKLRGGGYPDNLTAKQIDPLVRVSTIADIFDALTTRRSYKEPMSSYRALKLMNDEMALDLDTDLFKTFVELMGNPQG
- the murG gene encoding undecaprenyldiphospho-muramoylpentapeptide beta-N-acetylglucosaminyltransferase, with protein sequence MRLVITGGGTGGHTSPAVAVYEELLRRDPRLNVLWIGREGAIEHRICTKLDIPFRSLPVEGWPRARFVRRGWVALKMLWSMARVWVYLRNFQPDVVFGVGGYVSLPAMYVAPRMGIPAVLHEQNRLMGKTNRLAAQRAARIFLSFPETVGDYPQERASVVGNPVRAAFTNPPARGEACARFGIDPALPSILVTGGSQGARSINDAVARLLPLFSPNEVQLMWMTGPVDAARAREAAQDAPVPVQVFPFIDDMAAAFAAADMVIARSGASTTAELALMHKPSILIPYPHATDNHQEHNARAFVEAGAAVLMHDADLTPESLLAAIRGLLTGSGQLDAMSHAAGTLAKPGAADTIAAGILSLAFD
- the ftsW gene encoding putative lipid II flippase FtsW, with the protein product MRRETLFVLNIAMALVCIGLVMSYSAGIGRPQPGGQLSDPLNYLKAHAIYAGIGLVLMLIAARVDYRIWQARPVFWLLAGSALAALVLVLIIGDEVRGARRWLNIAGFSFQPSEVAKLVLVIALAVKLAENQDHVRRFFRGFIPAIIITGVFAGLVLLEQDLGTPVVMGTVAMAMIFMAGGKLWHIALVGVPAIVGVVAAIKTSPERMERIASFLDPWKYRSDGALQLIESMTGFVRGGMWGRGLGAGEQKLYWLPDAHSDFIFSVWGEEMGLAGTLALVILFGLFLVTALRIAVCARDLFGTLLASGVATLITVQAAANMGVTTGLLPTKGLGLPFVSAGGSSLIINMVLVGILLSVGSRAVERDIPVPIAATPRRA
- the murD gene encoding UDP-N-acetylmuramoyl-L-alanine--D-glutamate ligase, with amino-acid sequence MDVKGKKVTIVGMGRTAVSLVKLLLREGAEPFVTDASSGLAIEAHTKELDTLGVPYETGGHTDSAFRQATLIVPSPGVSPSIEPIRRAREAGADVVSELEYASTFCRSRTLAVTGTNGKTTTTELLRCLVAACGHEVILAGNNNVPFSTAVMADPAPPFIVLEISSYQLELIRTFRPWIATVLNVTPDHLARHGTIEGYAAAKARIFENQIQGDTAAINLDDTHVRAMPTRPDATVWSYSLLEKVNRGLWLSGDAIYLGDLHVADASDTLLPGRHNMQNVLAALTMMYAGGFDWDDTITGLRAFRGVEHRIEHVLSIDGVDYINDSKSTNIDSLRVALESFSKPITLIAGGRGKGSDYRVLRDLVQRHVTKMIAIGEDAPLLEAAFGDIVPHARAQTMDEAVQLAAGSAKPGEAVLLSPACASFDMFDNFEHRGRIFKECVRAYAKGVAQ
- the mraY gene encoding phospho-N-acetylmuramoyl-pentapeptide-transferase, giving the protein MLYYLGLFIEPKISAFNVLTYYPVRTGGAAVTAFLVSLIIGPTVIRLLRSLKIGQYIKKEHVADLHALHKNKAGTPTMGGALIVLAALIALVLWGRFENRLLLLALATVILLGAVGFLDDFVKLRRKHNQGLSAKAKFLGQIVVGIFLGVYLTYNPIAYSATYVALDDVDWDKFIPALQQNVTSPDTAAKRCVAMLPESKRAIVDAAPRGGPWSGDTRRDVLAGFRDLIDDRRLYDADLWSNANLSDEALDFAAAGVAALSDRELRRFNRLLIETAFPDIVETSVPDIHTKVEVPFLKMVLIPFGILYVLFVLTIIVGASNAVNLTDGLDGLAIGASIISLLTYTGIAYVISRANWSEYLLLIYVPEASELTVFGGAMLGAGLGFLWFNCHPAEVFMGDTGSLALGGALGAMAILTKQELLLVIVGGLFVIEASSVMIQVASFKTRGKRVFRMAPLHHHFELLGWNETKVVTRFLIVALIFALMSLATLKFR